One Malus domestica chromosome 11, GDT2T_hap1 genomic region harbors:
- the LOC103430219 gene encoding glutathione S-transferase F13-like, which produces MVLKLHGLSVSTCTARVVACLHEKSVDFELVPVDLFACENKQPEFLAKNPFGLVPVLEDDGITLFESRAITAYVAEKFKETGHDLVRRENFKEAALVKVWTEVESQQYNPSIEPIIFEFFAKPVVGIEPDQTVIDASLEKLKKVLDVYEARLSSNKFLAGDFYSLADLHHFPGTFYFMKTPWSSLVDDRPRVKAWWEEISARPASKKVAEGMNFGEV; this is translated from the exons ATGGTGCTCAAGCTGCATGGACTTTCTGTGTCGACCTGCACAGCTCGCGTCGTCGCTTGTCTCCACGAAAAAAGCGTTGATTTCGAGCTTGTCCCCGTTGATCTTTTCGCCTGCGAAAACAAGCAGCCTGAGTTTCTTGCCAAGAAT CCCTTTGGCCTGGTTCCAGTATTAGAAGACGATGGCATCACACTTTTCG AATCTAGGGCAATCACAGCATATGTAGCTGAAAAATTCAAGGAAACGGGACACGATCTCGTTCGTCGCGAAAACTTCAAAGAAGCTGCATTGGTGAAGGTATGGACAGAAGTGGAATCCCAACAATACAACCCTTCAATCGAACCGATTATTTTCGAGTTTTTCGCAAAGCCTGTGGTAGGAATCGAACCAGATCAAACGGTGATCGATGCAAGTTTAGAGAAGCTGAAGAAGGTGCTCGACGTGTATGAAGCCAGGTTGAGCAGCAACAAGTTCCTAGCTGGTGATTTCTACAGCCTGGCTGACCTGCACCACTTTCCGGGCACCTTTTATTTCATGAAGACGCCTTGGTCTTCGTTGGTCGACGATCGTCCTCGCGTCAAGGCGTGGTGGGAGGAGATTTCAGCTCGGCCGGCCTCCAAGAAGGTGGCTGAGGGTATGAATTTTGGTGAAGTTTGA